The Vigna unguiculata cultivar IT97K-499-35 chromosome 6, ASM411807v1, whole genome shotgun sequence genome contains a region encoding:
- the LOC114186592 gene encoding sucrose synthase 6-like isoform X2, with protein sequence MASSPILRDKELVTDDMPDDASRQSRQHVKRCFAKYIEKGRRIIKLHDLMEEMEQVIDDNIQRNQVLEGNLGFLLSCTQEAAVDPPYVAFAVRPNPGVWEFVRVSSEDLSVEPITSTDYLKFKESVYDEDWANDEDAFEADFGAFDFPIPNLTLPSSIGNGLHFVSKFLTSRFSGKLIKTQPIVDYLLSLNHGGENLMISDNLSSAAKLQLALMVADGHLSALPKDAPYQDFETKLKEWGFERGWGDTAGRVKETMRTLSEVLQAPDALTLENFFSRLPTIFNVVIFSIHGYFGQADVLGLPDTGGQVVYILDQVRALEAELLLRIKQQGLNIKPQILVVTRLIPDAQGTKCNQELELIDGTKYSNILRVPFHTDKGILRQWVSRFDIYPYLERFTQDATAKIFSLMEGKPDLIIGNYTDGNLVASLMANRLKITQGIIAHALEKTKYEDSDVKWKELDPKYHFSCQFMADTIAMNASDFIITSTYQEIAGSKDRPGQYESHAAFTLPGLCRVVSGINVFDPKFNIAAPGADQSVYFPYTEKDRRFTQFYPVIEDLLYSKVDTDEHIGYLENRRKPIIFSMARFDVVKNLTGLVEWYGKNQRLRKMVNLVIVGGFFDPLKSKDREEMAEIRKMHDLVEKYRLKGQFRWISAQTDRYRNGELYRFIADTKGAFVQPALYEAFGLTVIEAMNCGLPTFATNQGGPAEIIVDGISGFHIDPHNGEESSNKIADFFEKCLQDSTHWNGISAAGLQRINECYTWKIYANKMLNMGNMYTFWRLVNNKQKVAKQSYIKMFYNLMFRNLVKTIPVPSYEPQQQPVSKKKSVRKQSTSKR encoded by the exons ATGGCTTCTTCACCAATCTTGAGAGATAAAGAATTGGTAACTGATGACATGCCTGATGATGCATCGAGGCAAAGTAGGCAGCATGTGAAGAGGTGTTTTGCTAAGTACATTGAGAAGGGGAGAAGGATTATAAAACTTCATGACTTGATGGAAGAAATGGAGCAAGTTATAGACGACAACATTCAGAGAAATCAAGTATTAGAGGGGAACCTTGGATTCTTATTGAGTTGTACACAG GAAGCTGCTGTTGATCCACCTTATGTGGCCTTTGCAGTAAGGCCAAATCCTGGAGTTTGGGAATTTGTAAGAGTGAGCTCTGAGGATCTTTCAGTTGAACCAATCACTTCCACAGATTATCTCAAATTCAAGGAAAGCGTATATGATGAAGACTG GGCAAACGATGAAGACGCATTTGAAGCAGATTTTGGAGCATTTGATTTCCCTATTCCGAACTTGACCCTGCCTTCTTCTATTGGAAATGGACTCCATTTTGTTTCAAAGTTCTTAACTTCAAGGTTTAGCGGGAAACTGATCAAAACACAACCTATTGTTGACTACTTGTTATCACTAAATCATGGAGGTGAA AATCTGATGATAAGCGACAACCTCAGCTCTGCTGCAAAGCTTCAGCTGGCACTGATGGTGGCTGATGGACATCTCTCAGCACTTCCAAAGGATGCCCCTTATCAAGATTTTGAGACAAA GCTCAAAGAGTGGGGGTTTGAGAGAGGATGGGGAGATACTGCAGGAAGAGTGAAGGAGACAATGAGAACTCTATCAGAAGTACTCCAAGCTCCTGATGCACTGACCCTGGAGAATTTTTTTAGCAGACTTCCTACAATTTTCAATGTTGTGATATTCTCTATCCATGGTTATTTTGGACAAGCAGATGTTCTTGGCTTGCCAGACACTGGTGGACAG GTAGTGTACATATTGGATCAAGTTAGAGCTCTTGAAGCAGAGTTGTTGCTCAGAATTAAGCAACAAGGCTTAAACATAAAGCCTCAGATTCTAGTG GTCACAAGACTCATCCCTGATGCTCAAGGAACAAAGTGCAATCAGGAGTTGGAACTAATAGATGGAACTAAGTACTCCAATATTCTACGTGTACCTTTTCACACAGATAAAGGAATCCTGCGTCAATGGGTTTCTCGTTTTGACATCTATCCTTATCTTGAGAGGTTTACTCAA GATGCCACAGCCAAGATTTTCAGCCTCATGGAAGGAAAACCAGATCTTATTATTGGAAATTACACTGATGGGAATTTGGTAGCATCTCTCATGGCTAACAGACTTAAGATAACTCAG GGAATTATTGCACATGCTTTGGAGAAAACTAAGTATGAAGATTCAGATGTCAAGTGGAAAGAACTGGATCCTAAGTATCACTTCTCATGTCAATTCATGGCAGATACAATAGCAATGAATGCATCAGATTTCATCATAACCAGCACCTATCAGGAAATTGCTGGGAG CAAGGATAGACCAGGACAATATGAAAGCCATGCTGCATTTACACTCCCAGGGCTGTGTAGGGTGGTTTCAGGGATAAATGTATTTGATCCAAAGTTCAACATTGCTGCACCTGGAGCTGATCAATCTGTCTACTTTCCTTACACAGAAAAAGACAGAAGATTCACTCAATTTTATCCTGTCATCGAAGACCTGTTGTACAGTAAAGTGGATACCGATGAACATAT TGGATATCTAGAAAACAGGAGAAAACCCATCATCTTTTCAATGGCAAGGTTTGATGTTGTGAAGAACTTAACTGGGTTAGTTGAGTGGTATGGAAAGAACCAAAGATTGAGAAAAATGGTGAACCTTGTCATAGTTGGAGGGTTCTTTGACCCTTTGAAATCCAAAGACAGAGAGGAAATGGCAGAGATAAGAAAGATGCATGATCTGGTAGAAAAGTACCGACTCAAGGGTCAATTCAGATGGATTTCTGCACAAACTGATAGATATCGCAATGGAGAACTCTACCGCTTCATTGCCGATACAAAGGGAGCTTTTGTGCAGCCTGCTTTGTATGAAGCATTTGGTCTCACTGTCATTGAAGCAATGAACTGTGGTTTACCTACTTTTGCCACCAACCAAGGAGGTCCAGCAGAAATCATTGTTGACGGAATCTCTGGCTTCCACATTGATCCCCACAATGGAGAAGAATCAAGCAACAAAATCGCTGATTTCTTTGAAAAATGCTTACAAGATTCAACACACTGGAATGGAATTTCAGCAGCAGGATTGCAGCGCATAAATGAATG CTACACATGGAAGATCTATGCAAACAAGATGTTGAATATGGGGAACATGTATACCTTCTGGAGGCTGgtgaataataaacaaaaagtgGCAAAGCAAAGTTACATTAAGATGTTCTACAATCTCATGTTCAGGAATTTG GTGAAGACTATACCTGTTCCAAGTTATGAACCTCAGCAGCAACCAGTGTCTAAGAAGAAAAGTGTCAGAAAACAAAGCACAAG CAAGCGTTGA
- the LOC114186592 gene encoding sucrose synthase 5-like isoform X1: MASSPILRDKELVTDDMPDDASRQSRQHVKRCFAKYIEKGRRIIKLHDLMEEMEQVIDDNIQRNQVLEGNLGFLLSCTQEAAVDPPYVAFAVRPNPGVWEFVRVSSEDLSVEPITSTDYLKFKESVYDEDWYVICLHFASFVLIYQLLVTILLVLGNFVFNVNLGLCCRANDEDAFEADFGAFDFPIPNLTLPSSIGNGLHFVSKFLTSRFSGKLIKTQPIVDYLLSLNHGGENLMISDNLSSAAKLQLALMVADGHLSALPKDAPYQDFETKLKEWGFERGWGDTAGRVKETMRTLSEVLQAPDALTLENFFSRLPTIFNVVIFSIHGYFGQADVLGLPDTGGQVVYILDQVRALEAELLLRIKQQGLNIKPQILVVTRLIPDAQGTKCNQELELIDGTKYSNILRVPFHTDKGILRQWVSRFDIYPYLERFTQDATAKIFSLMEGKPDLIIGNYTDGNLVASLMANRLKITQGIIAHALEKTKYEDSDVKWKELDPKYHFSCQFMADTIAMNASDFIITSTYQEIAGSKDRPGQYESHAAFTLPGLCRVVSGINVFDPKFNIAAPGADQSVYFPYTEKDRRFTQFYPVIEDLLYSKVDTDEHIGYLENRRKPIIFSMARFDVVKNLTGLVEWYGKNQRLRKMVNLVIVGGFFDPLKSKDREEMAEIRKMHDLVEKYRLKGQFRWISAQTDRYRNGELYRFIADTKGAFVQPALYEAFGLTVIEAMNCGLPTFATNQGGPAEIIVDGISGFHIDPHNGEESSNKIADFFEKCLQDSTHWNGISAAGLQRINECYTWKIYANKMLNMGNMYTFWRLVNNKQKVAKQSYIKMFYNLMFRNLVKTIPVPSYEPQQQPVSKKKSVRKQSTSKR; the protein is encoded by the exons ATGGCTTCTTCACCAATCTTGAGAGATAAAGAATTGGTAACTGATGACATGCCTGATGATGCATCGAGGCAAAGTAGGCAGCATGTGAAGAGGTGTTTTGCTAAGTACATTGAGAAGGGGAGAAGGATTATAAAACTTCATGACTTGATGGAAGAAATGGAGCAAGTTATAGACGACAACATTCAGAGAAATCAAGTATTAGAGGGGAACCTTGGATTCTTATTGAGTTGTACACAG GAAGCTGCTGTTGATCCACCTTATGTGGCCTTTGCAGTAAGGCCAAATCCTGGAGTTTGGGAATTTGTAAGAGTGAGCTCTGAGGATCTTTCAGTTGAACCAATCACTTCCACAGATTATCTCAAATTCAAGGAAAGCGTATATGATGAAGACTGGTATGTCATTTGTCTTCattttgcaagttttgtattGATATATCAACTTTTGGTAACAATATTATTAGTACTTGGCAACTTTGTTTTCAACGTTAACTTGGGTCTATGTTGCAGGGCAAACGATGAAGACGCATTTGAAGCAGATTTTGGAGCATTTGATTTCCCTATTCCGAACTTGACCCTGCCTTCTTCTATTGGAAATGGACTCCATTTTGTTTCAAAGTTCTTAACTTCAAGGTTTAGCGGGAAACTGATCAAAACACAACCTATTGTTGACTACTTGTTATCACTAAATCATGGAGGTGAA AATCTGATGATAAGCGACAACCTCAGCTCTGCTGCAAAGCTTCAGCTGGCACTGATGGTGGCTGATGGACATCTCTCAGCACTTCCAAAGGATGCCCCTTATCAAGATTTTGAGACAAA GCTCAAAGAGTGGGGGTTTGAGAGAGGATGGGGAGATACTGCAGGAAGAGTGAAGGAGACAATGAGAACTCTATCAGAAGTACTCCAAGCTCCTGATGCACTGACCCTGGAGAATTTTTTTAGCAGACTTCCTACAATTTTCAATGTTGTGATATTCTCTATCCATGGTTATTTTGGACAAGCAGATGTTCTTGGCTTGCCAGACACTGGTGGACAG GTAGTGTACATATTGGATCAAGTTAGAGCTCTTGAAGCAGAGTTGTTGCTCAGAATTAAGCAACAAGGCTTAAACATAAAGCCTCAGATTCTAGTG GTCACAAGACTCATCCCTGATGCTCAAGGAACAAAGTGCAATCAGGAGTTGGAACTAATAGATGGAACTAAGTACTCCAATATTCTACGTGTACCTTTTCACACAGATAAAGGAATCCTGCGTCAATGGGTTTCTCGTTTTGACATCTATCCTTATCTTGAGAGGTTTACTCAA GATGCCACAGCCAAGATTTTCAGCCTCATGGAAGGAAAACCAGATCTTATTATTGGAAATTACACTGATGGGAATTTGGTAGCATCTCTCATGGCTAACAGACTTAAGATAACTCAG GGAATTATTGCACATGCTTTGGAGAAAACTAAGTATGAAGATTCAGATGTCAAGTGGAAAGAACTGGATCCTAAGTATCACTTCTCATGTCAATTCATGGCAGATACAATAGCAATGAATGCATCAGATTTCATCATAACCAGCACCTATCAGGAAATTGCTGGGAG CAAGGATAGACCAGGACAATATGAAAGCCATGCTGCATTTACACTCCCAGGGCTGTGTAGGGTGGTTTCAGGGATAAATGTATTTGATCCAAAGTTCAACATTGCTGCACCTGGAGCTGATCAATCTGTCTACTTTCCTTACACAGAAAAAGACAGAAGATTCACTCAATTTTATCCTGTCATCGAAGACCTGTTGTACAGTAAAGTGGATACCGATGAACATAT TGGATATCTAGAAAACAGGAGAAAACCCATCATCTTTTCAATGGCAAGGTTTGATGTTGTGAAGAACTTAACTGGGTTAGTTGAGTGGTATGGAAAGAACCAAAGATTGAGAAAAATGGTGAACCTTGTCATAGTTGGAGGGTTCTTTGACCCTTTGAAATCCAAAGACAGAGAGGAAATGGCAGAGATAAGAAAGATGCATGATCTGGTAGAAAAGTACCGACTCAAGGGTCAATTCAGATGGATTTCTGCACAAACTGATAGATATCGCAATGGAGAACTCTACCGCTTCATTGCCGATACAAAGGGAGCTTTTGTGCAGCCTGCTTTGTATGAAGCATTTGGTCTCACTGTCATTGAAGCAATGAACTGTGGTTTACCTACTTTTGCCACCAACCAAGGAGGTCCAGCAGAAATCATTGTTGACGGAATCTCTGGCTTCCACATTGATCCCCACAATGGAGAAGAATCAAGCAACAAAATCGCTGATTTCTTTGAAAAATGCTTACAAGATTCAACACACTGGAATGGAATTTCAGCAGCAGGATTGCAGCGCATAAATGAATG CTACACATGGAAGATCTATGCAAACAAGATGTTGAATATGGGGAACATGTATACCTTCTGGAGGCTGgtgaataataaacaaaaagtgGCAAAGCAAAGTTACATTAAGATGTTCTACAATCTCATGTTCAGGAATTTG GTGAAGACTATACCTGTTCCAAGTTATGAACCTCAGCAGCAACCAGTGTCTAAGAAGAAAAGTGTCAGAAAACAAAGCACAAG CAAGCGTTGA
- the LOC114186593 gene encoding glutathione S-transferase F11-like: MVVKVYGEARAACPQRVMLCLLEKGIDFELVPVHLQQGQHKTPQFLLLQPFGQVPVVEDGDFRLFESRAIIRYYATKYAERGSDLLGKTLEERALVEQWLEVEAHNFNNLCFTIMFQLVILPKMGKVGDLALAEKSEKDLEKVLDVYETRLSQSTYLAGHFFSLADLSHLPGLAHLIEEAKLGHLVTQRKNVNTWWQKISSRPAWNKLKDLTH, from the exons ATGGTGGTGAAGGTGTACGGTGAAGCAAGGGCAGCATGCCCTCAAAGAGTGATGCTGTGTCTGTTGGAGAAAGGAATAGACTTTGAACTTGTGCCTGTTCATCTTCAACAGGGACAACATAAGACACCTCAATTCCTTCTCCTACAG CCATTTGGACAAGTTCCAGTTGTGGAAGACGGTGATTTCAGGCTCTTTG AATCAAGGGCTATTATAAGGTACTATGCAACAAAATATGCAGAGCGTGGTAGCGACCTATTGGGCAAAACCTTAGAGGAAAGGGCTTTGGTGGAGCAATGGCTTGAAGTAGAAGCACACAACTTCAATAATTTGTGCTTCACTATAATGTTTCAACTTGTGATCCTACCAAAGATGGGTAAGGTTGGGGACTTGGCCTTGGcagaaaaaagtgaaaaagattTAGAAAAGGTCCTTGATGTGTATGAAACTAGGCTCTCTCAAAGCACATACCTTGCAGGTCATTTTTTCTCTTTGGCCGATCTCAGTCATCTCCCAGGCCTTGCACATCTTATCGAAGAAGCCAAACTTGGCCATTTGGTCACTCAGCGGAAGAATGTCAATACATGGTGGCAGAAAATTTCAAGTAGGCCAGCTTGGAACAAGTTAAAGGATCTCACTCACTGA